The proteins below are encoded in one region of Acidobacteriota bacterium:
- a CDS encoding aldo/keto reductase, with translation MKKRKLGTQGLVVSEQGLGCMGMSEFYGATDEAESLDALHRAVELGIDFFDTSDMYGPYKNEELLGKAFGSRRDEVIIATKFGIQRDPASPTGRSINGRPEYVREACDGSLKRLGVELIDLYYQHRVDTNVPIEDTVGAMADLVQAGKVRYLGLSEAGPQTIRRAHAVHPISALQTEYSLWSRDPEDEILATVRELGIGFVAYSPLGRGFLTGQIKSIDDLAADDYRRYSPRFQEENFSKNLELVTRVTELARERGAAPGQLALAWVLAQGEDIVPIPGTKRRSYLEENAAASQVELNAEDLARLDELAPKGVAAGMRYPEAMMRFVNM, from the coding sequence GTGAAGAAACGGAAACTGGGAACTCAGGGGCTGGTGGTTTCGGAACAAGGTCTCGGCTGCATGGGAATGTCCGAGTTCTATGGCGCGACCGATGAAGCGGAGTCGCTCGATGCGCTTCATCGCGCGGTCGAACTCGGCATCGATTTCTTCGATACCTCCGACATGTACGGCCCATACAAAAACGAAGAGCTGCTCGGTAAGGCGTTTGGATCGCGGCGCGATGAAGTCATCATCGCGACAAAGTTTGGCATCCAACGTGACCCGGCCAGTCCGACTGGGCGATCGATCAACGGCCGGCCGGAATACGTGCGCGAGGCTTGCGACGGTTCGCTAAAAAGGTTAGGCGTCGAACTTATTGATCTCTACTATCAGCACCGTGTCGATACCAATGTTCCAATCGAAGACACCGTCGGAGCGATGGCCGATCTTGTGCAGGCAGGCAAGGTACGTTACCTCGGATTGAGCGAGGCTGGACCGCAGACGATTCGCCGGGCACATGCCGTTCATCCGATCAGCGCGCTACAAACCGAGTACTCGCTTTGGAGCCGCGATCCGGAGGACGAGATTCTCGCGACCGTACGAGAACTTGGCATCGGCTTCGTCGCGTACAGTCCTCTTGGACGTGGTTTCTTGACCGGTCAGATCAAGAGCATTGATGATCTCGCGGCTGATGATTACCGCCGCTACTCACCGCGGTTTCAAGAAGAGAACTTTTCAAAGAATCTCGAGCTGGTGACGCGAGTGACTGAGCTGGCTCGCGAAAGAGGCGCCGCTCCGGGACAGCTTGCGTTGGCGTGGGTTTTGGCCCAGGGCGAGGACATTGTTCCGATACCTGGCACCAAGCGGCGCAGCTACCTTGAAGAAAACGCCGCCGCCTCGCAGGTTGAGCTTAACGCGGAGGACCTGGCTCGCCTCGACGAGCTTGCGCCAAAGGGAGTCGCGGCCGGGATGCGATATCCGGAGGCGATGATGCGCTTCGTGAATATGTGA
- a CDS encoding DUF5658 family protein, giving the protein MVRSGAPFRNSKLFTYVLAAIAMSAYDAVATMQHIGRGVALEGNPLMDSLIQQNAVLFFFVKMGVTAFGLLICYHYSHLRTAQLGIKLVVGIYLCLSAYHGMIVFLG; this is encoded by the coding sequence ATGGTCAGGAGCGGTGCCCCCTTTCGGAATTCCAAGTTGTTCACTTATGTCCTCGCGGCGATCGCTATGTCGGCCTACGACGCCGTCGCTACGATGCAGCACATCGGCCGCGGCGTCGCACTCGAAGGCAACCCGTTGATGGATTCGCTGATTCAGCAGAACGCGGTGTTGTTCTTTTTTGTAAAGATGGGGGTGACCGCTTTCGGGTTGCTGATCTGCTACCACTACTCTCACCTGCGAACCGCGCAACTGGGAATCAAACTGGTCGTCGGCATTTACCTATGCCTTTCTGCATACCACGGAATGATCGTGTTTCTGGGATGA
- the hutU gene encoding urocanate hydratase, with amino-acid sequence MSQSRPVTAPRGSQISCKGWHQEAALRMLMNNLDPEVAEKPGELIVYGGTGKAARDWRSFDAIVRSLIELDNDETLLVQSGKPVGIFRTHEYAPRVLIANANLVGQWSNWKEFHRLERLGLTMYGQMTAGSWIYIGSQGIVQGTFETFAAAANKHFGGSLDGKLIVSGGMGGMGGAQPLAATMNGACFLGVDVDPARIEKRIKTGYCDRMATDLDDALRVIDDARSKGEAVSVGLVGNCADVIPELARRGIVPDVLTDQTSAHDALSGYVPNAMTLEEAAALRRDTPDEYIRRSMDAMAIHVSAMLELKRKGAVTFDYGNNIRAQAQQAGVTDAFEIPGFVPEYIRPLFCQGRGPFRWVALSGNPEDIRKTDNLALELFPEDQVLSRWLKLANQRVQFQGLPARICWLGYGERAEFGEAMNDMVRTGKLEAPIVIGRDHLDTGSVASPYRETEAMLDGSDAIADWPLLNAMLNTASGASWVSIHNGGGVGIGYSLHAGQVTVADGTEDGARRLNRVLTNDPGIGVARHVDAGYEEAKRTAKQKGIKIPGTGEG; translated from the coding sequence ATGAGTCAGAGCAGACCAGTAACAGCGCCGCGCGGCAGCCAGATCAGTTGCAAGGGCTGGCACCAGGAGGCTGCGCTCCGGATGCTGATGAACAACCTGGACCCGGAGGTGGCCGAGAAGCCCGGCGAGTTGATCGTCTACGGCGGCACAGGGAAAGCGGCGCGGGATTGGCGATCGTTTGACGCGATCGTTCGCTCGCTCATCGAGCTTGATAACGATGAAACGCTGCTGGTCCAATCCGGAAAGCCTGTCGGCATCTTTCGCACTCACGAATACGCGCCGCGCGTATTGATCGCGAATGCTAACCTCGTAGGACAATGGTCGAACTGGAAAGAGTTTCATCGACTGGAGCGGCTTGGCCTGACTATGTACGGGCAGATGACCGCAGGCTCGTGGATCTACATAGGCAGTCAGGGCATTGTGCAAGGCACCTTCGAAACGTTTGCGGCTGCGGCCAACAAGCATTTCGGGGGATCGCTTGATGGCAAGCTGATCGTGTCGGGCGGAATGGGCGGGATGGGCGGAGCCCAACCGCTGGCGGCAACAATGAATGGCGCTTGCTTCCTTGGCGTAGACGTCGACCCCGCGCGCATCGAGAAGCGAATCAAGACCGGCTACTGCGACCGGATGGCGACAGATCTCGACGACGCGTTGCGCGTGATTGATGACGCGCGCTCGAAAGGCGAGGCGGTCTCGGTTGGGCTCGTCGGCAACTGCGCGGATGTCATACCGGAGCTTGCGAGGCGGGGCATCGTGCCGGATGTGTTGACCGATCAAACCAGCGCGCACGATGCTCTGAGCGGCTACGTGCCCAACGCGATGACTCTCGAAGAAGCGGCCGCGCTGAGGCGCGACACTCCGGATGAGTACATACGCCGCTCGATGGATGCGATGGCCATACACGTAAGCGCGATGCTCGAATTGAAGCGCAAGGGCGCAGTCACTTTTGACTATGGCAACAACATTCGAGCTCAGGCTCAGCAAGCCGGTGTGACGGACGCATTCGAGATTCCGGGCTTCGTGCCTGAGTACATCCGGCCGCTGTTCTGCCAGGGTCGCGGCCCGTTTCGTTGGGTTGCGCTCTCGGGTAATCCCGAAGATATTCGCAAGACCGACAACCTCGCGCTGGAGTTGTTCCCCGAAGATCAAGTGCTGTCGCGCTGGCTCAAGCTTGCAAACCAGCGAGTTCAGTTTCAGGGATTGCCTGCTCGAATATGCTGGCTCGGCTACGGGGAACGCGCCGAGTTTGGCGAGGCGATGAACGACATGGTTCGAACGGGCAAGCTCGAGGCGCCGATCGTCATCGGCCGCGATCATCTGGACACCGGATCGGTGGCGTCTCCGTATCGCGAGACCGAAGCAATGCTCGACGGCTCCGACGCGATAGCCGATTGGCCGTTGCTGAATGCGATGCTCAACACGGCGTCTGGCGCATCGTGGGTTTCAATTCACAACGGAGGCGGAGTAGGAATTGGTTATTCGCTTCACGCGGGGCAGGTCACGGTCGCGGATGGAACCGAAGACGGCGCGCGGCGGTTGAATCGGGTGTTGACCAACGATCCAGGCATCGGCGTAGCGCGTCACGTTGATGCGGGATACGAAGAAGCGAAACGCACTGCCAAACAGAAGGGAATTAAGATACCAGGGACCGGAGAAGGATAG